In Halobacteriovorax sp. HLS, one DNA window encodes the following:
- a CDS encoding biopolymer transporter ExbD, producing MSSRNRRKSVLNRKKKELDIDITSLLDILVILLVFLLKSYNPSDLKLEVKDNLEMPESISKKLGNMSVTIQVSKDRKVFVNNKEIGRISKGSGNVAFLEKELKKFRDQDLEEYKKFKSRAISSLDKEALEKKQKSQKQVNIVMDKNLSYEVMQQVMHSSATAGYPKFKFIVMGKN from the coding sequence ATGTCATCTAGAAATAGAAGAAAGTCAGTATTAAATAGAAAAAAGAAAGAGCTTGATATTGATATCACTTCTCTACTTGATATTCTTGTTATTCTTTTAGTTTTCCTACTAAAAAGCTATAACCCAAGTGATCTAAAGCTAGAAGTTAAAGACAATCTAGAAATGCCTGAATCTATTAGCAAGAAGTTGGGAAATATGTCAGTAACTATACAAGTATCTAAGGATAGAAAAGTATTTGTAAACAACAAGGAAATTGGAAGAATTTCTAAGGGTTCTGGAAATGTTGCATTCTTAGAAAAAGAACTTAAGAAATTCAGAGACCAAGATTTAGAGGAATATAAGAAGTTTAAATCCAGAGCAATCTCTTCGCTAGATAAAGAGGCCCTTGAAAAGAAACAAAAATCCCAAAAGCAAGTAAATATTGTTATGGATAAGAACCTTTCTTATGAAGTCATGCAACAAGTTATGCACTCGTCAGCAACTGCTGGTTATCCAAAGTTTAAATTTATTGTAATGGGGAAAAACTAG
- a CDS encoding biopolymer transporter ExbD, giving the protein MRKRIERKEIPKLNLIPILDAVFIFIFFLLMSAQFVEIYEIGSDAPAIATVDTEKSDKRPLNLTLAISSTSIVIKTGVDGVVNTTIPKIGNEYNLEKLKSVLTKIKLENIDERSIILSPTKNTNYKEVVRIMDAVTAIDSKMSPLVAKSKKGKVIKTHTLFDQIIFETVI; this is encoded by the coding sequence ATGAGAAAGAGAATTGAAAGAAAAGAAATTCCAAAGTTAAATCTCATTCCAATTCTGGATGCTGTATTCATCTTTATATTCTTCCTATTGATGAGTGCTCAATTCGTTGAAATCTATGAAATCGGAAGTGATGCTCCAGCTATAGCAACAGTAGATACAGAAAAATCTGACAAGCGTCCTCTTAATCTTACTCTTGCGATAAGCTCTACGAGTATAGTAATCAAAACTGGTGTAGACGGTGTTGTTAATACAACAATACCTAAAATCGGCAACGAATATAATCTGGAAAAGCTAAAATCAGTTTTAACTAAGATCAAATTAGAAAATATTGATGAGCGTTCAATTATTCTAAGTCCAACGAAGAACACTAACTACAAAGAAGTTGTTCGTATAATGGATGCGGTTACTGCAATAGATAGCAAGATGTCACCTCTTGTTGCTAAGTCAAAAAAGGGAAAAGTTATTAAAACTCATACCCTATTTGATCAAATTATTTTCGAAACAGTAATATAG
- a CDS encoding MotA/TolQ/ExbB proton channel family protein, producing the protein MENQVAQAVSDPSFLQTLAVFMDEGGIFMWIILATWTFGIAIALERIKSLFTYDIDGSSLMNMIKKHVLNNDVQKAIQSCSNTNALLPMVLKSGLKRANQEKDQIQDAVDSTILEVAPKIEKRMSYLGLVANVSTLIGLLGTIYGLIESFAAVANADPSSKAKLLALGISKAMNTTAFGLISAISIMVIHNILSNKSDKIISEVEEYSLKLVDLLGTKKRQMPPVPAVPETPKAA; encoded by the coding sequence ATGGAAAATCAAGTAGCACAAGCAGTTTCAGATCCATCATTCTTACAAACACTTGCTGTTTTTATGGATGAAGGTGGAATCTTTATGTGGATTATTCTAGCAACTTGGACTTTTGGTATTGCTATCGCATTAGAGAGAATCAAATCTTTATTCACATATGATATTGATGGATCATCACTAATGAATATGATCAAAAAACATGTTCTAAATAATGATGTTCAAAAGGCAATTCAGTCTTGTTCAAATACAAACGCACTCTTACCAATGGTTTTAAAGTCAGGACTTAAAAGAGCGAACCAAGAAAAAGATCAGATTCAAGATGCTGTAGACTCAACAATATTAGAAGTAGCACCAAAGATTGAAAAAAGAATGAGTTACTTAGGTCTCGTTGCAAACGTTTCAACCCTCATCGGTCTACTAGGAACGATTTATGGTCTTATCGAATCTTTCGCGGCCGTAGCCAATGCAGATCCTTCTTCAAAGGCAAAACTACTAGCATTAGGTATTTCAAAAGCGATGAACACTACTGCATTTGGACTAATATCAGCGATTAGTATCATGGTTATACATAATATTCTTTCTAACAAAAGTGACAAGATTATATCTGAAGTAGAAGAATACTCACTAAAGTTGGTAGACCTTCTAGGAACTAAAAAGAGACAAATGCCTCCTGTTCCAGCTGTTCCAGAGACACCTAAAGCGGCCTAA
- a CDS encoding outer membrane beta-barrel domain-containing protein, producing MYFSRGRITTFLVSTLLMGASILETKADEKDLYKFLWLDPDKKVYVLQNKLYKKERTIYTQLGYLAGLSGEYQDTMGFNFKAGYYFNEEFAVEMFYNSYSNSNNDAYENLQRINQSVPFIRRINSSYGAMGVWSPFYGKINTFNKIIYFDWNFGLGLAKINAESNKDTVSDPNASSTFNSESYVGGVAKTGLRVHATKKLFIGIDLQRTFYQAPGPTINGATASDKMRGTSDLILSIGYSF from the coding sequence ATGTATTTTTCTAGGGGTAGGATTACAACATTTTTAGTATCGACGCTTCTTATGGGAGCGTCAATATTAGAAACAAAAGCTGATGAGAAAGATCTATATAAGTTCCTTTGGCTTGATCCGGATAAGAAAGTATATGTTCTTCAAAACAAACTATATAAGAAAGAAAGAACAATATACACTCAACTAGGATACCTTGCCGGTCTTAGTGGTGAGTATCAAGACACAATGGGTTTTAACTTCAAAGCAGGTTACTACTTCAATGAAGAATTTGCAGTAGAGATGTTCTACAATAGTTACTCAAACTCTAATAATGATGCTTATGAAAACCTTCAAAGAATTAACCAAAGTGTTCCGTTCATTAGAAGAATAAATAGCAGTTACGGAGCAATGGGAGTTTGGTCACCATTCTATGGAAAAATCAATACTTTCAATAAAATTATTTACTTCGATTGGAACTTTGGTCTTGGTTTAGCAAAGATTAATGCTGAATCAAATAAGGACACAGTCTCTGATCCAAACGCATCGTCTACATTTAACTCTGAATCATATGTTGGTGGTGTTGCCAAAACTGGACTAAGAGTACATGCAACGAAGAAACTTTTCATAGGAATTGACCTGCAAAGAACATTTTATCAAGCGCCTGGACCAACAATAAATGGTGCAACAGCAAGCGATAAAATGCGTGGAACATCTGATTTAATTCTTTCAATTGGTTACAGCTTCTAG
- a CDS encoding VWA domain-containing protein, whose amino-acid sequence MVFSTSWIRKSICFIFILSAMTSCNEQEFYEKKFLDGAGVADKDIPTEIEIPTDNITNPADIIPTPPVVDNGGNNGGGTTTPTDPVVDNGGNNGGGTTTPTDPVVDNGGNNGGGTTTPTDPVVDNGGDNGGGTTTPTDPVVPVEPVGPVLKPVVENFKQEAAKEGKVDILWVVDDSGSMGDEQKALAYNFDVFIHEFLEKKIDFKMAVTTTDATSSKDGKWSCDPRLLDAAAAKTNEANFVKNFSNCIKVGTRGSGREKGLHTSKSFIERYDGQWMRDDAYLVVVYVSDEEDQSEKLVSEYVNFLKSKKNKTGLIKLYSIVTKESTKYRWETIGTRYLEASANTGGQTAHIKKDFYKILREMGGKIVNLLDSFALSQQPIDDKVNVKVNGSELASGYSYDSQSRSIKFLDGHIPTEGANIEISYSIVAQELN is encoded by the coding sequence ATGGTTTTTTCAACTTCATGGATTAGAAAGTCTATTTGTTTTATTTTTATTTTATCTGCTATGACATCTTGTAATGAACAAGAGTTCTACGAGAAGAAATTTCTTGATGGAGCTGGTGTTGCCGACAAGGACATACCTACAGAAATAGAAATACCAACGGACAATATTACAAACCCTGCTGACATTATACCTACTCCACCAGTTGTGGATAATGGCGGAAATAATGGTGGTGGAACTACAACTCCTACTGACCCAGTTGTTGATAACGGTGGAAACAATGGTGGTGGAACTACAACTCCTACTGACCCAGTTGTTGATAACGGTGGAAACAATGGTGGTGGAACTACAACTCCTACTGATCCAGTTGTTGATAACGGTGGTGACAATGGTGGTGGAACGACAACTCCTACTGATCCAGTAGTACCTGTTGAGCCAGTTGGACCAGTGCTTAAGCCTGTAGTTGAAAACTTTAAACAAGAGGCGGCCAAAGAAGGTAAAGTTGATATTCTTTGGGTTGTTGATGACTCAGGTTCTATGGGTGATGAACAAAAGGCCCTCGCTTATAACTTTGATGTATTCATTCATGAATTCTTAGAAAAGAAGATTGATTTTAAAATGGCCGTAACGACTACGGATGCAACTAGTAGCAAAGATGGTAAGTGGTCATGTGATCCAAGACTTCTTGATGCCGCTGCAGCAAAGACTAATGAAGCTAATTTTGTAAAGAACTTTAGTAACTGTATTAAAGTTGGAACTAGAGGTTCAGGTAGGGAAAAAGGTCTTCATACTTCAAAGTCATTTATCGAGAGATATGACGGACAATGGATGAGAGATGATGCTTACCTAGTCGTTGTTTATGTGAGTGATGAAGAAGATCAATCTGAAAAGCTAGTTAGTGAGTATGTAAACTTTCTTAAGAGCAAGAAGAATAAGACTGGTCTAATTAAGCTCTATAGTATTGTTACTAAAGAAAGTACTAAGTATAGATGGGAAACTATTGGTACAAGATACTTAGAAGCAAGTGCTAATACTGGTGGACAGACTGCGCATATCAAAAAGGACTTCTATAAAATCCTACGTGAGATGGGTGGAAAAATTGTAAACCTACTCGATAGCTTTGCACTTTCTCAACAACCTATTGATGACAAAGTAAATGTAAAAGTTAATGGTTCAGAACTAGCAAGTGGATACTCATATGATTCACAATCGCGCTCTATTAAATTCCTTGACGGTCATATACCTACAGAGGGAGCAAATATAGAGATTAGTTATTCAATTGTAGCACAGGAGCTTAATTAA